The following are encoded together in the Tripterygium wilfordii isolate XIE 37 chromosome 18, ASM1340144v1, whole genome shotgun sequence genome:
- the LOC119984072 gene encoding chaperone protein DnaJ-like, producing MPLSGEGSLSIIRAVGQDAPNRNGNDVPSLRLSVPKPSWIVRTESNVRKMVRKKPDPPCVVCNGRGAVDCTYCRGRGRTNCVHLTMLPNGEWPKWCRDCGGSGLGLCSRCLGTGEYRHIMGFNFMKMDSDQNHKEPPQDGGNSNSGPHTAADRLLNEELWNDHKK from the exons ATGCCGTTGAGCGGCGAAGGAAGCCTTTCTATTATAAGAGCCGTCGGACAGGATGCTCCGAATCGGAATGGCAACGATGTTCCTTCTCTCCGTCTCTCTGTCCCTAAGCCTTCTTGGATTGTCCGAACCGAG TCAAATGTTCGAAAAATGGTGAGGAAGAAACCAGACCCACCTTGTGTTGTCTGCAATGGCAGGGGAGCAGTTGATTGTACATATTGTCGCGGAAGag GAAGGACAAATTGTGTGCATCTAACCATGCTTCCAAATGGGGAATGGCCAAAATG GTGCAGGGATTGTGGTGGCAGTGGACTGGGATTGTGTTCCCGCTGCCTTGGAACGGGAGAGTATAGGCATATCATGGGCTTCAACTTCATGAAGATGGATTCTGATCAAAATCACAAGGAGCCACCACAAGATGGAGGTAACTCTAATTCAGGACCTCACACTGCAGCTGATCGACTACTGAATGAAGAGTTATGGAACGACCACAAAAAATAG
- the LOC119984069 gene encoding putative ABC transporter C family member 15 translates to MMDLEEMFLSHISASFNLQFGKAWLQLDSPCLWEHISMAIQLGFLGILLIQFVSRLLRQIFKFQVKGTEHGTDEYPIGIKFGFSYKATLVSSTVLLGTHCLMLLMLLNGSEIHHCKARVKTFSSEIMQVVSWAITLIALYCIRKNKNKKFPWILRAWWVCSFLLHLICTSLDTYVRGANREPLQIQDYADFICLPASIFLLGISIRGKTGIVLVASNGITQPLLVEKTDKDSASKKKSSYGKATLLQLITFAWLNPLFAVGIKKPLEQNDIPDVDVKDSAEFLSRSFTGDLNKVKEKDQTTNPSIYRAILFFITKKAAINAIFAVVSASASYVGPYLINDFVSFLTEKKTQKLETGYFLALAFLGAKTVETIAQRQWIFGARQLGLRLRAALVSQIYKKGLRLSSQSRQSHNGGEIMNYVSVDIQRITDFIWYMNTIWMLPVQISLAVYVLHTNIGLGSLAALAATLTVMAFNIPLTRIQKRYQSKIMEAKDGRMKATSEVLRNMKIIKLQAWDSQFLQKLEGLRKIEYNWLWKSLRLGALSAFIFWGSPTFISVVTFGACMFMGIQLTAGRVLSALATFRMLQDPIFSLPDLLSVIAQGKVSVDRVASFLGEEEIQLDAIEFVPKDQTEYGLEIDNGKFSWDPESSSPTLHGIHLKVKRGMKVAICGTVGSGKSSLLSCVIGEISKLSGTVKISGTKAYVPQSPWILTGNIRDNILFGHPYDSAKYDRTVKACALIKDFELFSHGDLTEIGERGINMSGGQKQRIQIARAVYQDADIYLLDDPFSAVDAHTGTQLFHECLMGILKDKTILYVTHQVEFLPAAELIVVMQNGRIAQAGTFEELLKQNIGFEVLVGAHNEALESILAVESSSRTSQEPAYECESQIDSTSNAELLHTQHDSEHNLSLEITEKGGKLVQDEERETGSIGKEVYWSYLTTVKGGILVPIIILAQSSFQVLQIASNYWMAWATPPTSEAKPIFSMNTVLLVYILLAVGSSLCVLVRSSLVAIAGISTAQKLFTNMQKSVLRAPMAFFDSTPTGRILNRASTDQSVLDLEMANRIGWCAFSIIQILGTIAVMSQVAWAVFGIFIPVTAICIWYQQYYTPTARELARLAQIQLAPILHHFSESLSGAATIRAFDQEDRFFNANLGLIDGHSRPWFHNVSAMEWLSFRLNILSNFVFAFSLVVLVSLPEGIINPSIAGLAVTYGINLNVLQASVIWNICNAENKMISVERILQYSNIPSEAPHLIEERRPPTSWPEVGIICFKNLQIRYAEHLPSVLKNINCTFHGRKKVGVVGRTGSGKSTLIQAIFRIVEPREGSIIIDGVDICNIGLHDLRSRLSIIPQDPTMFEGTVRGNLDPLMQYSDHEVWETLDKCQLGDLVRAKEEKLDTTVIENGENWSVGQRQLFCLGRALLKKSSILVLDEATASVDSATDNVIQKIISQEFKDRTVVTIAHRIHTVIDSDFVLVLHDGRIAEYDTPAKLLEREDSFFSKLIKEYSMRSKGFNSKEKST, encoded by the exons ATGATGGATTTGGAAGAGATGTTCTTGTCGCATATTTCAGCCT CATTTAACCTCCAGTTTGGAAAAGCATGGCTGCAGCTAGACTCACCCTGTTTATGGGAGCACATAAGCATGGCCATCCAGCTAGGTTTCCTGGGAATTTTATTGATCCAGTTTGTAAGCAGATTATTGCGCCAAATATTCAAGTTCCAAGTAAAGGGTACAGAACATGGCACAGACGAGTATCCGATTGGTATCAAGTTCGGCTTCTCTTACAAAGCCACCCTAGTTTCCTCTACTGTACTCCTGGGAACCCATTGTTTGATGCTACTGATGTTGCTGAATGGTTCTGAGATTCACCATTGCAAGGCCAGAGTCAAAACTTTTTCGTCAGAGATCATGCAAGTAGTGTCATGGGCAATTACCCTAATTGCATTATACTGCATTcggaagaacaagaacaagaagttTCCTTGGATTCTAAGAGCGTGGTGGGTTTGCAGCTTCTTGTTACATCTTATCTGCACCTCTCTTGATACCTATGTCAGAGGTGCAAACCGTGAACCTCTTCAAATACAAGATTATGCAGACTTCATTTGTCTTCCTGCATCGATCTTCTTGCTGGGTATTTCGATCCGTGGAAAGACAGGCATTGTCTTGGTGGCCTCCAATGGCATCACTCAGCCACTTCTTGTTGAGAAAACTGACAAGGATTCAGCAAGCAAAAAGAAATCTTCATATGGGAAAGCTACTCTTCTCCAACTCATCACTTTTGCTTGGCTCAATCCTCTTTTTGCTGTCGGCATCAAGAAACCTCTTGAACAAAATGATATCCCAGATGTCGACGTCAAGGATTCTGCTGAATTTCTCTCTAGGTCCTTCACTGGAGATCTGAATAAAGTCAAGGAGAAAGATCAAACCACAAACCCATCAATCTATAGAGCAATACTTTTCTTCATCACAAAGAAAGCAGCAATAAATGCAATATTTGCAGTTGTAAGTGCATCGGCATCATATGTTGGCCCATATCTCATCAATGACTTTGTAAGCTTTCTAACGGAGAAGAAAACTCAGAAGTTAGAGACTGGTTACTTTCTTGCTCTAGCCTTTCTAGGAGCAAAGACAGTGGAGACAATAGCACAGAGGCAATGGATCTTCGGGGCTCGCCAGCTAGGCCTTCGCCTTCGAGCTGCATTGGTATCTCAAATATATAAAAAGGGTCTGCGTCTGTCAAGCCAATCTCGCCAAAGCCACAATGGTGGAGAGATTATGAACTATGTGAGTGTGGATATCCAACGAATCACAGATTTCATCTGGTACATGAATACCATATGGATGCTGCCTGTACAAATATCCTTAGCAGTCTATGTTTTACATACAAATATAGGATTGGGATCATTGGCTGCATTAGCCGCAACTTTAACGGTGATGGCCTTCAACATACCCCTTACAAGGATCCAGAAAAGATACCAGTCGAAGATCATGGAGGCCAAAGATGGTAGGATGAAAGCCACTTCAGAAGTTCTTCGAAACATGAAGATAATAAAGCTTCAAGCATGGGATAGTCAGTTTCTCCAAAAGCTAGAAGGCTTGaggaaaatagagtataactggttaTGGAAATCACTAAGGTTGGGGGCATTGTCAGCTTTCATATTCTGGGGGTCCCCCACATTCATTTCTGTGGTAACTTTTGGAGCATGCATGTTCATGGGGATTCAACTCACAGCGGGGAGAGTCTTATCTGCACTAGCGACATTCAGAATGTTACAGGACCCAATATTCAGTTTACCCGATTTACTCTCAGTAATAGCACAGGGTAAAGTTTCAGTAGATAGAGTGGCTTCCTTCCTTGGGGAAGAGGAAATTCAGCTTGATGCCATAGAGTTTGTTCCAAAAGATCAAACAGAGTACGGACTTGAGATTGACAATGGGAAGTTCAGTTGGGATCCCGAGTCAAGCAGCCCAACCCTTCATGGAATACATTTAAAAGTAAAGAGGGGGATGAAGGTGGCAATTTGTGGAACTGTAGGATCAGGAAAATCTAGCCTGCTTTCTTGTGTTATTGGAGAAATATCGAAGCTATCGGGAACAGTGAAGATCAGTGGAACAAAAGCTTATGTTCCCCAGTCACCATGGATACTGACAGGAAACATCAGGGATAATATTCTATTTGGGCATCCATATGACAGTGCCAAATATGACAGAACAGTTAAAGCATGTGCTTTGATAAAGGATTTTGAGTTGTTTTCCCATGGTGACCTAACAGAGATCGGAGAAAGAGGGATAAACATGAGTGGGGGGCAGAAGCAACGGATACAAATAGCCCGTGCTGTTTACCAGGATGCAGATATATATCTACTAGATGACCCTTTCAGTGCAGTGGATGCTCATACAGGAACCCAACTCTTTCAT GAATGCCTGATGGGGATACTTAAAGACAAGACCATATTATATGTTACCCACCAAGTCGAGTTTCTCCCAGCAGCAGAACTCATAGTG GTGATGCAAAATGGAAGAATTGCACAAGCTGGAACTTTTGAAGAACTTCTAAAACAGAATATAGGATTTGAAGTTTTAGTTGGTGCTCATAATGAAGCTCTAGAGTCAATCCTCGCAGTTGAAAGTTCAAGTAGGACATCTCAAGAACCAGCATATGAATGCGAATCCCAAATTGATTCCACTTCAAATGCGGAACTTCTACACACACAGCATGATTCAGAGCATAACCTGTCCCTGGAGATAACAGAAAAGGGAGGAAAACTGGTGCAAGAcgaagagagagagacagggaGCATTGGGAAAGAGGTTTACTGGTCATATCTGACCACTGTGAAGGGTGGAATACTAGTTCCAATCATAATCTTGGCACAGTCATCATTCCAAGTGTTACAAATAGCCAGTAACTACTGGATGGCGTGGGCTACTCCTCCTACAAGTGAGGCTAAGCCAATATTTAGCATGAATACCGTATTACTAGTTTATATACTTCTAGCGGTTGGCAGTTCACTTTGTGTACTGGTGCGGTCATCCTTAGTTGCAATAGCAGGAATTTCAACAGCACAGAAGCTTTTCACAAACATGCAGAAGAGTGTTCTCCGTGCACCAATGGCATTTTTTGATTCAACGCCAACTGGAAGGATCCTAAACCGG GCATCTACAGATCAAAGTGTGCTGGACCTGGAAATGGCAAACAGAATAGGTTGGTGTGCTTTCTCGATAATACAGATACTAGGGACCATCGCAGTGATGTCGCAGGTAGCATGGGCCGTATTTGGTATCTTCATTCCAGTAACTGCAATATGCATATGGTACCAA CAATATTACACACCAACAGCAAGAGAATTGGCCCGCTTAGCACAGATACAGTTGGCTCCAATCCTTCACCACTTTTCAGAATCGCTATCAGGAGCAGCAACAATTCGTGCTTTTGATCAAGAAGACCGCTTTTTCAATGCAAACCTTGGTCTTATAGATGGCCATTCAAGGCCATGGTTTCACAATGTATCTGCAATGGAATGGCTTTCCTTCAGACTGAATATACTATCCAATTTTGTGTTTGCCTTCTCACTGGTTGTGTTGGTATCCCTCCCTGAAGGAATCATCAATCCAA GCATTGCAGGGTTGGCAGTAACGTATGGAATAAATCTGAATGTTTTGCAAGCTTCAGTTATATGGAATATATGCAATGCAGAAAATAAAATGATCTCAGTAGAAAGAATACTTCAGTACTCAAACATACCAAGTGAAGCACCTCATTTGATTGAAGAAAGAAGACCCCCAACTAGCTGGCCAGAAGTCGGAATAATCTGCTTCAAAAATTTGCAA ATTCGATATGCGGAACATCTTCCATCTGTTTTAAAGAATATTAACTGCACCTTTCATGGAAGAAAGAAGGTTGGTGTTGTGGGAAGGACAGGTAGTGGGAAATCAACCCTTATACAGGCTATATTCAGGATTGTTGAACCCAGAGAAGGGAGCATTATAATCGATGGTGTAGACATTTGCAACATTGGGCTTCATGACTTGAGGTCAAGACTAAGCATCATTCCACAGGACCCAACAATGTTTGAAGGAACAGTGAGAGGAAACCTCGACCCTTTAATGCAATATTCTGATCATGAAGTATGGGAG ACTTTAGACAAGTGTCAACTGGGTGATCTGGTGCGTGCTAAGGAAGAGAAATTGGATACCACAG TGATTGAAAATGGAGAAAATTGGAGTGTGGGGCAAAGACAGCTGTTCTGCCTTGGAAGAGCCTTACTAAAGAAGAGCAGCATTCTAGTGTTAGATGAAGCAACAGCATCAGTAGACTCTGCTACTGACAATGTGATACAGAAGATTATTAGTCAGGAATTCAAAGATCGGACAGTTGTGACAATAGCACACAGAATCCACACGGTTATTGACAGTGATTTTGTTTTAGTCCTTCATGATG GAAGAATCGCGGAGTATGATACCCCGGCAAAGCTACTTGAAAGAGAGGATTCATTCTTTTCTAAACTTATAAAGGAGTACTCCATGAGATCAAAGGGTTTCAACAGCAAGGAAAAGTCCACATGA
- the LOC119983651 gene encoding ribose-phosphate pyrophosphokinase 1-like, whose translation MATLLQASSSAFTCFPTSLFSKDHFFRFRQHSHPLVLRCCNLVEPLKFENGKPQLPLLDSQPAFPSFLLSSTHLHSSENKHDTRLRIFSGTANLALSQEIACYMGLELGKIKIKRFADGEIYVQLQESVRGCDVYLVQPTCPPANENLMELLIMIDACRRASAKTITAVIPYFGYARADRKTQGRESIAAKLVANLITEAGANRVLACDLHSGQSMGYFDIPVDHVYGQPVILDYLASKTICSDDLVVVSPDVGGVARARAFAKKLSDAPLAIVDKRRHVHNVAEVMNLIGDVKGKVAVMVDDMIDTAGTIAKGAALLHQEGAREVYACTTHAVFSPPAIERLSSGLFQEVIITNTIPVSEKNYFPQLTVLSVANLLGETIWRIHDDCSGGFEPYASLGID comes from the exons ATGGCAACTCTGCTTCAGGCATCCAGCTCGGCATTCACTTGTTTTCCCACAAGTCTTTTCTCGAAAGATCATTTCTTTCGCTTTCGACAACACTCACACCCACTCGTCCTC AGGTGTTGTAATTTGGTGGAGCCACTCAAGTTTGAGAATGGAAAGCCACAGCTACCTCTTCTTGATTCTCAACCAGCGTTTCCAAGTTTCTTGCTTTCATCTACCCATTTACACAGTTCTGAAAACAAGCATGACACAAGACTCCGCATCTTCTCTGGCACTGCAAATCTTGCTCTTTCCCAG GAAATTGCCTGCTACATGGGTCTGGAACTTggaaaaattaagataaaacgTTTTGCGGATGGTGAGATTTATGTTCAGTTGCAAGAAAGTGTTAGGGGGTGTGATGTGTATCTTGTGCAACCCACATGCCCACCTGCAAATGAGAATCTTATGGAGCTTCTGATAATGATTGATGCCTGTAGGCGGGCATCAGCCAAGACTATAACTGCAGTAATTCCGTATTTTGGGTATGCTAGGGCTGATAGGAAG ACTCAGGGGCGTGAATCAATTGCTGCCAAACTTGTCGCAAATTTGATTACCGAAGCAGGTGCAAACCGTGTTCTTGCTTGCGATCTTCATTCTGGGCAGTCCATGGGTTATTTTGATATCCCAGTGGATCATGTGTATGGTCAG CCTGTGATACTTGATTACCTTGCCAGCAAGACTATATGCTCTGACGATTTGGTAGTGGTCTCACCTGATGTTGGAGGTGTTGCTAGAGCACGTGCTTTTGCCAAAAAACTATCTGATGCACCTTTAGCTATTGTGGATAAAAGACGTCATGTGCACAATGTTGCAGAG GTAATGAATTTGATTGGTGATGTGAAAGGTAAAGTTGCTGTCAtggtggatgacatgattgacACAGCTG GGACTATTGCCAAAGGTGCAGCTCTATTACACCAAGAGGGGGCCAGGGAAGTCTATGCATGTACTACCCATGCTGTTTTCAG TCCTCCTGCAATAGAGAGGTTGTCAAGCGGTCTGTTTCAAGAAGTGATCATAACAAACACCATCCCTGTGTCAGAGAAGAACTATTTTCCACAGCTGACAGTCTTGTCAGTAGCAAACCTCCTTGGCGAGACCATATGGCGCATTCATGATGACTGCTCG GGGGGGTTTGAACCCTATGCAAGCTTGGGCATCGACTGA
- the LOC119984071 gene encoding WD-40 repeat-containing protein MSI1 yields the protein MGKDEEEMRGEIEERLINEEYKIWKKNTPFLYDLVITHALEWPSLTVEWLPDREEPPGKDYSVQKMILGTHTSENEPNYLILAQVQLPLDDAENDARHYEDDRSDLGGFGAANGKVQIIQQINHDGEVNRARYMPQNPFIIATKTINAEVFVFDYSKHPSKPPLDGACNPDLRLRGHTTEGYGLSWSKFKQGHLLSGSDDAQICLWDINATPKNKALDATQIFKVHEGVVEDVAWHLRHEYLFGSVGDDQYLLIWDLRTPSATKPVQSVVAHQSEVNCLAFNPFNEWVVATGSTDKTVKLFDLRKISTALHTFDCHKEEVFQVGWNPKNETILASCCLGRRLMVWDLSRIDEEQTPEDAEDGPPELLFIHGGHTSKISDFSWNPCEDWVVASVAEDNILQIWQMAENIYHDEDDIPGDDTTKVT from the exons ATGGGGAAAGACGAGGAGGAGATGAGGGGAGAGATTGAGGAGAGACTGATAAACGAAGAGTACAAAATCTGGAAAAAGAACACTCCTTTTCTCTACGATTTAGTCATAACTCATGCCCTAGAGTGGCCGTCACTCACCGTCGAATGGCTTCCAGACAGGGAAGAGCCGCCGGGTAAGGACTACTCCGTCCAGAAGATGATTCTTGGCACTCACACCTCCGAGAACGAGCCCAATTACCTCATACTTGCCCAGGTCCAGCTCCCCCTCGATGATGCCGAGAACGATGCTCGTCACTACGAAGATGACCGTTCCGACCTTGGCGGATTCGGTGCCGCCAACGGTAAGGTCCAAATTATACAGCAGATCAATCACGACGGCGAGGTCAATCGCGCTAGGTATATGCCGCAGAACCCCTTTATTATCGCTACCAAGACCATCAATGCAGAAGTGTTTGTTTTCGACTACAGTAAGCATCCCTCGAAACCCCCTCTTGACGGCGCGTGCAACCCCGACCTGCGGCTCAGGGGTCACACCACCGAGGGTTATGGGTTGTCTTGGAGCAAGTTCAAGCAGGGGCATTTGCTTAGCGGTTCCGATGATGCGCAAATCTGTCTATGGGATATCAACGCCACTCCCAAGAACAAGGCCCTTGATGCTACGCAAATCTTCAAGGTCCACGAGGGTGTTGTTGAGGATGTAGCCTGGCATCTTAGGCATGAATACCTATTTGGTTCTGTAGGGGATGATCAATACCTGCTTATATGGGATCTCCGCACTCCTTCGGCCACCAAGCCTGTCCAGTCCGTAGTTGCTCACCAGAGTGAG GTTAACTGCTTAGCTTTTAATCCATTCAACGAATGGGTTGTGGCAACAGGATCTACTGATAAGACAGTTAAGTTATTTGATCTGCGCAAGATCAGTACTGCACTCCACACGTTTGACTGTCACAA AGAGGAAGTTTTCCAAGTGGGGTGGAATCCGAAGAATGAGACTATTCTTGCTTCTTGTTGCCTTGGGAGACGGCTTATGGTGTGGGATCTTAGCAG GATTGATGAGGAACAGACACCAGAGGATGCTGAAGATGGTCCCCCTGAGTTGCTCTTCATTCATGGTGGTCACACTAGTAAAATATCGGATTTTTCATGGAACCCTTGTGAAGATTGGGTTGTTGCTAGTGTGGCTGAAGATAACATCCTTCAAATATGGCAGATGGCAGAGAATATCTATCATGACGAGGATGATATACCAGGAGATGACACCACAAAAGTAACGTAG